The following proteins come from a genomic window of Rhinoraja longicauda isolate Sanriku21f chromosome 4, sRhiLon1.1, whole genome shotgun sequence:
- the LOC144592540 gene encoding tumor necrosis factor receptor superfamily member 11B-like, whose product MALRKTYSKLSIISLLSLPRVSLQDDHNKMESAFTHRYRYWDDELSQFHICERCPPGTYRKTHCNASKRTECTPCPDSHYTAYWNSLGECQYCNVFCKEYQYVKHECNSTHNRVCECVHGRYFQFEFCLKHSECPPGNGVTKLGSPSIDTECRQCPEGFFSIHHSAIHPCQKHTNCSLFGLKQVLQGDAFQDNVCRPCGQRDASSLECLDPPMEKDIALCDEAIFKFIARHKLTSKQLKMLLESLPGKEAMTQHSQWVQRTKAGQIQTFLQLKQWRIENPHVDTVKGLMRGLKKANIRNIYKKLARKLQINKGSRTALVWGGKK is encoded by the exons ATGGCGCTGCGCAAGACCTACAGTAAG CTCTCCATTATATCTCTTCTATCACTTCCTCGGGTTTCACTGCAGGATGATCATAACAAAATGGAATCTGCGTTTACTCATCGCTACCGGTACTGGGATGATGAGTTGTCGCAGTTTCACATCTGTGAGCGTTGTCCACCTGGCACCTACCGGAAGACCCACTGCAATGCATCGAAGAGAACTGAATGCACGCCTTGCCCTGATTCACACTACACAGCATACTGGAACTCTCTCGGTGAATGCCAGTATTGCAATGTGTTTTGCAAAGAGTATCAGTATGTTAAACATGAATGCAACAGCACACACAACCGCGTGTGTGAATGTGTTCACGGCCGCTACTTCCAGTTTGAATTTTGCTTAAAGCACTCTGAATGCCCACCAGGAAATGGCGTGACAAAGCTTG GATCCCCTTCCATCGATACAGAGTGCAGGCAGTGTCCAGAAGGGTTCTTCTCCATTCATCACTCTGCCATACACCCCTGTCAAAAGCACACCAATTGCTCACTGTTCGGCTTGAAACAAGTTCTTCAGGGGGATGCATTTCAGGATAACGTGTGCCGACCATGTGGGCAGAGAGATGCTTCATCCTTGGAGTGTTTGGATCCACCAATGGAGAAAG ATATTGCTCTGTGCGATGAAGCCATCTTTAAATTTATCGCTCGTCATAAACTGACTTCTAAACAGCTGAAAATGCTGCTGGAAAGCTTGCCTGGGAAGGAAGCTATGACACAACACTCCCAATGGGTGCAGAGGACAAAGGCAGGCCAAATACAGACCTTCCTGCAGCTGAAACAATGGAGAATTGAGAATCCTCACGTGGACACTGTTAAAGGACTAATGCGTGGGTTGAAAAAAGCAAACATTCGCAATATTTACAAAAAACTGGCACGTAAGCTTCAAATAAACAAAGGGAGTAGGACTGCATTGGTCTGGGGGGGGAAGAAATAG